The following proteins come from a genomic window of Malus sylvestris chromosome 4, drMalSylv7.2, whole genome shotgun sequence:
- the LOC126617934 gene encoding uncharacterized protein LOC126617934 translates to MSDGALTVLDGSHLRGVDLILPDADASLTGAQVLDLAVSKVSSSLFGLSLPQSLKSSALRRNSLQDDDAFRSAELDRAQALKVIGEYITAIADELKDDPLVISVLDGCNLRLFLEDEDDFAMLAENLFTDLDVEDKGKINKKEIRNALAHMGVEMGVPPVSEFPPLSDILTKHKADGDEELGQAQFAQLLQPVLQELAEALAKKHVVIIQSVKIVNGSKLRKFLADEKQLKNVVEKILQEEHHGKDGLGNADKIRSFLEKNGQELGLPPYEPEAVTLLYDAVFADLSADKSAPEVGQDECGNLVKEILEEFADQLEASPVFCDA, encoded by the exons atgtCGGACGGAGCCTTAACGGTCCTCGACGGCAGCCACCTGAGAGGCGTCGACCTCATCCTGCCGGATGCTGACGCCAGCCTAACGGGAGCTCAGGTCCTCGACCTTGCCGTCTCCAAAgtctcttcctccctcttcgGCCTCTCGCTGCCTCAGAGCCTCAAGTCCTCTGCTTTGAGACGCAACAGCCTCCAAGACGACGACGCTTTCCGAAGCGCGGAGCTCGATCGCGCGCAGGCTCTGAAGGTGATCGGCGAGTACATCACGGCGATCGCCGATGAATTGAAAG ATGATCCGCTTGTCATATCTGTCTTGGACGGATGCAATCTTCGACTGTTTTTAGAGGACGAGGATGATTTTGCAATGTTAGCGGAGAATCTGTTCACTGATCTGGATGTAGAAGATAAAGGAAAGATCAACAAGAAGGAGATCCGGAATGCGCTTGCTCACATGGGAGTTGAGATGGGCGTTCCTCCCGTTTCAG AATTTCCTCCTCTAAGTGATATCTTGACAAAACACAAAGCTGATGGGGATGAAGAATTGGGCCAAGCACAATTTGCTCAGCTACTCCAGCCTGTCCTGCAGGAACTAGCCGAGGCCCTGGCCAAAAAGCATGTTGTTATCATCCAGAGTGTCAAGATTGTAAATGGTTCCAAGCTAAGAAAG TTTTTGGCTGATGAGAAGCAATTGAAAAATGTGGTTGAGAAGATATTGCAAGAAGAGCACCATGGAAAGGACGGATTGGGGAATGCAGATAAAATTAGGAGTTTTCTTGAGAAAAATGGGCAAGAGTTGGGTCTGCCACCATACGAACCCGAGGCAGTTACTCTTTTGTATGATGCAGTGTTTGCTGATCTAAGCGCAGATAAGAGTGCTCCGGAAGTAGGTCAAGATGAATGTGGAAATCTTGTGAAGGAGATACTCGAGGAATTCGCAGATCAGCTAGAAGCGAGTCCTGTTTTTTGTGATGCTTGA
- the LOC126618813 gene encoding GDP-mannose 3,5-epimerase 2-like, with amino-acid sequence MGTAGETKYGAYTYENLEREPYWPSEKLRISITGAGGFIASHIARRLKNEGHYIIASDWKKNEHMTEDMFCHEFHLADLRVMDNCLKVTKNVDHVFNLAADMGGMGFIQSNHSVIFYNNTMISFNMVEASRINDVKRFFYASSACIYPEFKQLETNVSLKESDAWPAEPQDAYGLEKLATEELCKHYTKDFGIECRIGRFHNIYGPFGTWKGGREKAPAAFCRKALTATDKFEMWGDGLQTRSFTFIDECVEGVLRLTKSDFREPVNIGSDEMVSMNEMAEMVLSFEDKKLPIQHIPGPEGVRGRNSDNTLIKEKLGWAPTMRLKDGLRITYFWIKEQIEKEKAQGADLSVYGSSKVVGTQAPVQLGSLRAADGKE; translated from the exons ATGGGAACTGCTGGTGAAACTAAGTATGGTGCGTACACTTATGAAAACCTCGAGAGGGAACCTTATTGGCCTTCTGAAAAGCTCCGAATTTCCATCACCGGGGCAGGTGGCTTTATCGCGTCCCACATTGCCCGTAGATTGAAGAATGAGGGTCATTACATCATTGCTTCTGACTGGAAGAAGAATGAGCACATGACTGAAGATATGTTCTGCCATGAATTCCATCTTGCTGACCTCAGGGTCATGGATAACTGCTTGAAGGTTACTAAGAATGTTGACCATGTGTTCAACCTCGCAGCTGATATGGGCGGAATGGGCTTCATTCAGTCCAACCATTCTGTCATCTTTTATAATAATACCATGATTAGCTTCAACATGGTTGAAGCTTCTCGGATCAATGATGTGAAGAG gtttttctatgcttcaaGTGCTTGTATTTATCCTGAATTTAAGCAGCTGGAAACCAATGTGAGCCTAAAGGAGTCTGATGCTTGGCCTGCGGAG CCTCAAGATGCTTATGGCTTGGAGAAGCTTGCAACTGAGGAATTGTGCAAGCACTACACAAAAGACTTTGGAATTGAGTGCCGTATTGGAAGGTTCCACAACATTTATGGTCCTTTTGGAACCTGGAAAG GTGGAAGGGAGAAGGCTCCTGCTGCTTTTTGCAGAAAGGCACTCACTGCCACTGATAAGTTTGAGATGTGGGGAGATGGACTTCAGACCCGATCCTtcacttttattgatgaatGTGTAGAAGGTGTTCTTCG GTTGACGAAGTCAGACTTCCGTGAGCCAGTGAATATTGGAAGTGATGAGATGGTTAGCATGAATGAGATGGCTGAGATGGTTCTTAGCTTTGAGGACAAGAAGCTGCCTATCCAGCACATTCCTGGGCCAGAGGGTGTCCGTGGTCGTAACTCGGACAACACGCTGATCAAAGAGAAACTTGGCTGGGCTCCTACCATGAGGTTGAAG GATGGTCTGAGAATTACATACTTCTGGATCAAGGAACAGAttgagaaagagaaggcacaaGGTGCTGACCTCTCGGTGTATGGCTCATCTAAGGTTGTCGGAACCCAAGCCCCAGTTCAACTTGGTTCGCTGCGTGCTGCTGATGGTAAAGAATGA
- the LOC126618814 gene encoding GDP-mannose 3,5-epimerase 2-like, which yields MGTAGDTKYGAYTYENLEREPYWPSEKLRISITGAGGFVASHIARRLKNEGHYIIASDWKKNDYMTEDIFCHEFHLADLRVMDNCLKVTKNVDHVFNLAADMGGMGFIQSNHSVIFYNNTMICFNMVEASRINDVKRFFYASSACIYPEFKQLETNVSLKESDAWPAEPQDAYGLQKLATEELCKHYTKDFGIECRIGRFHNTYGPFGTWKGGREKAPAAFCRKALTATEKFEMWGDGLQTRSFTFIDECVEGVLRLTKSDFREPLNIGSDEMVSMNEMAEMVLSFEDKKLPIQHIPGPEGVRGRNSDNTLIKEKLGWAPTIRLKDGLRITYFWIKEQIEKEKAQGADLSVYGSSKVVGTQAPVQLGSLLAADGKE from the exons ATGGGAACTGCTGGTGATACTAAGTATGGTGCGTACACCTACGAGAACCTCGAGAGGGAGCCTTATTGGCCTTCTGAAAAGCTCCGAATTTCCATCACTGGGGCAGGTGGCTTTGTCGCCTCCCACATTGCCCGGAGATTGAAGAATGAGGGTCATTACATCATTGCTTCTGACTGGAAGAAGAATGACTACATGACTGAAGACATCTTCTGCCATGAATTCCATCTTGCTGACCTCAGGGTTATGGATAATTGCTTGAAGGTTACTAAGAATGTTGACCATGTGTTCAACCTCGCAGCTGATATGGGCGGAATGGGCTTCATTCAGTCCAACCATTCCGTCATCTTTTATAATAATACCATGATTTGCTTCAACATGGTTGAGGCTTCTCGGATCAATGATGTGAAGAG gtttttctatgcttcaaGTGCTTGTATTTATCCTGAATTTAAGCAGCTGGAAACCAATGTGAGCCTGAAGGAGTCTGATGCTTGGCCTGCGGAG CCTCAAGATGCTTATGGCTTGCAGAAGCTTGCAACTGAGGAATTGTGCAAGCACTACACAAAAGACTTTGGAATTGAGTGCCGTATTGGAAGGTTCCACAACACTTATGGTCCATTTGGAACCTGGAAAG GTGGAAGGGAGAAGGCTCCTGCTGCTTTTTGCAGAAAGGCACTCACTGCCACTGAAAAGTTTGAGATGTGGGGAGATGGACTTCAGACCCGATcctttacttttattgatgaatgTGTAGAAGGTGTTCTTCG GTTGACGAAGTCAGACTTCCGCGAGCCACTGAATATTGGAAGTGATGAGATGGTTAGCATGAATGAGATGGCTGAGATGGTTCTTAGCTTTGAGGACAAGAAGCTGCCTATCCAGCACATTCCGGGGCCAGAGGGTGTCCGTGGTCGTAACTCGGACAACACACTGATCAAAGAGAAACTTGGTTGGGCTCCTACCATAAGGTTGAAG GATGGTCTGAGAATTACATACTTCTGGATCAAGGAACAGAttgagaaagagaaggcacaaGGTGCTGACCTCTCGGTGTATGGCTCATCTAAGGTTGTCGGAACCCAAGCCCCAGTTCAACTTGGTTCGCTGCTTGCTGCTGATGGTAAAGAATGA
- the LOC126617942 gene encoding calmodulin-like produces MVKHRMGEVLTEEQIVEFQEAFCLFDKDGDGCITIEELATAVKLLDPNPTEEELQNMISEVDVDGNGTIEFGEFLNLMARKMKENDADEELKEAFKVFDKDQDGYISPNELRHVMVNLGERLTDEEVEQMIREADLDGDGLVNYEEFVRMMLAF; encoded by the exons ATGGTCAAGCACAGAATGGGAGAGGTCCTAACTGAAGAACAGATTGTTGAGTTTCAGGAAGCTTTCTGTCTTTTTGACAAGGATGGAGATG GCTGCATTACTATTGAAGAACTTGCCACTGCGGTCAAATTGTTGGATCCAAACCCTACGGAAGAAGAATTGCAGAACATGATAAGTGAAGTTGACGTTGATGGAAACGGAACCATAGAGTTCGGGGAGTTCTTGAATCTCATGGCAAGAAAAATGAAG GAAAACGACGCGgatgaagaattgaaagaagCTTTCAAAGTTTTTGACAAGGATCAGGATGGCTACATTTCACCTAATGAG TTGAGGCATGTGATGGTAAATCTGGGAGAAAGACTGACAGATGAAGAGGTAGAGCAGATGATCAGAGAAGCAGATTTGGATGGTGATGGCTTAGTGAATTACGAAGAATTTGTGAGAATGATGTTAGCTTTTTGA